The genomic segment TGGATGTCCCAGTCCTGGGAAAGATCCAGCACCCGGCACCGCGCCAGATCGACTACCATCGAGCGACTCCTTCGTACTCACTCGCAACCGTAGGAAACAGCCTCTCTCAGGCTTCTTCGACGAAGGCGACGACCCGGCAGAACGCCGCCTCGCCCCCTTTGAACAGCCATGGGAAGACACCCAGCGTCAAGCGCCGGTTGTGCAGCTCCTTCCGCCCGATCTCCCCACCGAGGTTTTCGACATGGATACAGTCATGCGGGAACAGCGCGTTGTGCGTCAGCTGGTAATGCTCCTCCGGAAACAGCTCGGCCAGCTTGTCACCGAACTTGCGCTCGCAGATCGTTCGAACCTTCTTCCACTGCTCGAGTCCGCCGCGCCCCAGGAACCGACCGATCGGCAGGTTCATCGGGTGGTCGGTGGAGACCATATCGACACCCCAGATCTTGATCTTCTTGGCGATGAGCCAGTCCACGATCGACGGATGCGGACCAGGGTGCCGGAGAAGGTACTTTTCCTCGTCCGGTTCCTCACCGAACTGCGCATAGCGGTGCCAGCCGGTGTGGATGAAAAGGATATCGCCTTCGCGGACTTCGACCCGCTGCTCGATCATCTCGGGCGTGAAGATGTCGAGCTCGTCGAGCATGTCCGACAGGTCGACGATAACTCCCGGCCCGTACAGCCAGTCGAGCGGAATCTGGTCGATCGTCTTCCCACCGGTGATGAAGTGACGCGGTGCATCGAGGTGCGTGCCCATGTGATTCGAGGTCATGATGTATTGCGCGTTGACCCCATGCTCCGCCTTGCGCTTGATGTACTTGACCTCGAACGGTGGATAGAACGGCCAGAATGAGACTTCCTGGTTGAGCGGTTGTGAGAGATCGTACAACTTGACTTTACCCATCGCGCCTTCCCCTTCCCTCCGCACTGATCCCATACTGCTCTCCAGCTCGTTTCGTGCGTTGGCGCATCAGCCCTCCGCAGGATGCGTCAGACGCCAGATCGTATCCGGATCGAGCGGCATTCGCGTGATCCGCACCCCGAAGGGTTGCAAGGCATCCTCGACTGCCGCGGCGAACACGGCCGGCATGGGGATCGCTCCGGCCTCCCCGACTCCTTTGACACCGATCGGATTGAGCGGTGAGGGCGTCTCCTGATGTGCGACCTCGATGCGCGGTATTTCCATCGCTGTCGGCATCAAGAAGTCCATGAAGCTCGCGTTCAACAATTGCCCGTTCTCGTCGTAATGGAGCTTCTCGTAGAAGGCTCCGCCGATTCCCTGGGCGATCCCACCGTGCACCTGTCCCTCGACGACCAGCGGGTTGATCAGCTTGCCGCAGTCGTGCACGACCCAGAGCTTGCGGAAGACGACTTGACCGGTGTCGATATCCACTTCGACCAGCGCCCCCACTGCACCGCTCGCCCACGTCGCATGTGGGGGAGAGTAGTACTCCGTCGCCTCCAGCGCCGGCTGGCGTCCGGGCGGGAGTGCTGGCCCTGTCCAGGGACGCGGTCGGACCACGAGATCGCCGGAGTAGGCGTACCGCAACGGGTTCGCCAACTGCGCCACCTGTGCCCAGGTGAAACCGCGTTCCGGTGCGCCGCGGACGAATACCCGGCCGTCCTCGACGACCAAGTCCTCCGGCGCGACCTCGAGCTCTTCGGCCACCAGCGCGAGGCCCTGCTCGCGCACCTTACGAGCGGCCAAGGCAACGGCGCTCCCGCACACCACCGCGCTCCGGCTCGCATAGGTCCCCGAGCCGAACTGGAAATGCTCCGTATCGCCCTCGTAGACCTGCACGGACTCGAGCGGGACCTGCAGCTCCTCCGCCACGATCTGAGCCAGGATCGTCTTGTGCGCCTGCCCCTGCTGCGGCATCCCAGTGGCCACGTACACCTGTCCGGTCGGCTCGATCCGAACCGTCGCCCCCTCGTACGGCCCGATACCGGTACCCTCGACGTAGCAGGCGATGCCGACCCCGACGTATCGCCCCTCCGCCCGCAGACGCGGGAGTTCCTCCTGGATCAGGCGCTGGTAGTCCATGCGCTCGAGCAGCAGGTCGAGCATACCGGGATAGTTACCGCTGTCGTAACGGGTCGGCGCCCCGTCCTGGAAGATCAGTCCCACATCGTAGGGAAACTCGTCCGGCTGGATGAAGTTGCGGCGTCGGACTTCCGCGCGGTCGAGCCCGAGCTCATCCGCTACGCGATCCAGCAGCCGTTCCATGACGAAGCAGGCATGGGGACGGCCAGCACCACGGTAGGGGCTGACCGGGACGGTATTGGAATAGACAGCGCGAAACTCGACGTGGTAGTTGGGAACTTTGTACGGTCCGGGCAATTGGCACGCCGTGATGATCGGCACGATGATGCCATAGGGCGTGTAGGCACCGGCATCGTGGAGGAAGCGGTCGCGGATCCCGAGGATGCGTCCCTCGGCATCGACGGCGATCTCGGCTTCGTGGATTTGTAGTCGCTCGTGGTTGGTCCCCACGAAGTGCTCGAGGCGATCTTCCGCCCATTTCACCGGCCGGCCGAGAATCATGGCGGCATAGGGAATCAGCACTTCTTCCGGATAGACCATGATCTTGCAGCCGAACCCACCACCGACGTCCGGCGCGATGACTCGAACCTGTGTCGGCGCGAGACCGAACAGTGCTGCCAGCGCATTCCGGATCACGATAGGGGCCTGCGTGGTATCCCAGACCTCGAGGACCGCTTCTTCGCCCGGATTCCATGTCGGCCAGAACCGCACGTGTCTCGATCGGCATACCGGCGCTGCGCTCGATCACGAGGCGTTCGCGAAAGACGTGTGCCGCCTCGGCGAACGCCCGTTCCGGATCCCCGACGATTCCCACGTAGTGTGCCGCGACGTTCGTCCCCAGCTCTTCGTGCACCAGCGGTGCTCCAGGCTGTACTGCACGCTCGATATCGACGACCGGCGGCAGCTCCTCCCACTCCACGACGATCGCCTCCAGGGCGTCTTCCGCAGCATACCGGCTCTCGGCGATCACCATTGCCACCGGCTCGCCGACATGGTTGACCTCGTCCCTGGCCAGTGCATAGCGCGTATACGGGTGCGTGAGGTCCGGATGCGGAATGAGCAACGGCATCCGGCGCTGGCAGGGTCCGATGTCCTGGTAGGTCCAGACGGCGACGACACCCGGCGTCGCCCGCGCCGCTGTCACGTCAATCGAGCGGATCCGCGCATGCGCGAGTGGGCTCCGCAGGAACGCGACGTGCAGTTGCCCTGGCAGGTCGATGTCGTCGACGTAGCGACCGTGCCCCGTCAGCAAGCGCGGATCCTCAGCCCGCTTGACCGGTTCACCGAAGAAACGGGTCGGCATGGTTCGCCTCCAACCCTCGTCAGCTCGATCGCAACAGCTGTGCCGCGTACCGTGCCGCTTCGACGATGTTCTGATACCCGGTGCAGCGACAGAGATTGCCGGAGATCGCCTCGCGGATCTCTTCCTCTGTCGGATCGGGGTGCTCCGCGAGAAACGCTTTCAGGACCATCAACATACCGGGCGTGCAATAGCCGCACTGGAGCCCATGCTTTTCCCAGAAGGCGCGCTGCAGGGGATGCAGTTCGCCGTCGCGCGGTGCCAGTCCCTCGACTGTCTCGATCGCGTGCCCGTCGACCTGCACCGCGAACAGTAGACAGCTCCGCACCGGCTCACCGTCGAGGAGCACGGTGCAGGCACCGCACACCCCGTGCTCGCAGCCGACGTGCGTGCCGGTCAGGCCGAGCTCGTGGCGCAAGAAATCGGACAGGAGCAGGCGCGCTTCGACATCGCGCTCGTAGACGGCCCCATTCACAGTGACCCGGATCGTCCGGCGTTCCGTACCCACCGCACTCATCGGTTCATCCCTTCCAGCGCTCGCTGTGCCGCCAATGCCAGTGCCCGCTCGGCGAGGACGCCAGCGACGAAGCGTCGATACGCTGCCGAGGCGTGGATATCGCTGGTCGGATCCAGTTCTTCTCGGACAGCAGCCGCTGCGGCACGCCAGGTCTCGGGAGCCAGCGGCTGCCCGCGCAAAGCCGCCTCAGCCGAGCGCGCACGCACCGGTGTCCCGCTCACCCCGATAAAACTCAGTCGCGCATCCTCGATCGTCCGTCCATCGTCCGACAGCGTCACCACTGCGCCGATTCCGACCAAGGCATAGTCACCGTGTCGGCGCGCGACTTCCAGCCAGGCGGTCCCGCTCCGGGTCGGAAGGACCGGAAAACGGACGGCGGTCACGAGTTCGTCCGCTGCGGCAACGGTCGTCAAGAGATCGACGAAGAACTCGCCCGCTGGTACCACCCGCTGGCCGTTTCGACTCCGCAGCTCGACCGCACCGTCGAGCGCCACCAGCACCCCTGGGAGCTCAGCCGCTGGGTCAGCATGCGCGATACTCCCTCCGACCGTGCCCCGCGTGCGGATCGGAAGATGGCCGACGTAGCGGATCGCTTCTGCCAGCAACGGCTGGTACTGTGCTACCGACGGCGACCGTTCCACGGCTCGGTGCCGCGTCATCGCCTTGACGCGCAGGAAACCGTTCTCGAGCTCGATCCCGTCCAGTTCGGCTATCCTGTTGAGATCGACGAGGACGCTCGGTCGGGCCAGGCGCATGTTCAGCATGGGAACGAGACTCTGGCCACCGGCCAGTGGCTTCGCCTCGTCGCCGAGGTCAGCAAGAAGGGCGAGTGCTTCCTCGAGGCTCTCCGGTGCTGTGTAGCGAAAGCGCGGTGGCTTCATGGACGATCCCCTCACTCCTGCTCGTCCGACACGTTATTCTCCAGCGACTCCCCGTGCGCGCCCCTCGCCTCCTGAGTCCAGCGGGAGTACCGGCACCGCACTGCGACGTCCCTCTCTCCGTCTGGTCGCGAGCCCGGTCGTGCCGCTCGTCTTCGGACCTCCGCGCGAGCTGCGGGCCGTCGCGGCCTACCCGCGCGCAGTCTACCTGACCGACGGCTCGCGGTGGGTCTCGCTGGTCACACCAGGCGCCTTGCTCCCACCCGACGGCCTCCACTTGGAGGCCCAGGACGACCTGTCGGTACGCGTACCACCGGGTGCGATCGTGCGGATCGGCCGCGGCCGGCTCGAACTCCCCAGCGGCTCGGCACTCGTGGCGACTCCAGCGACGCGCCTGTGGCTCCCGGTAGTCCGTCCCGGCAATCGTCCAAGGCGATGCTCGATGCAGCTCGCGGCTGCGTTGCTGTGCGACCTGCCGCCGCAGCCCCCAGTCGCCGATCCCTTCGCCCTGCGCGTTACGCCCCGGCTCCACACACTGTACGGTGCGGTGCTGCGCAGCCTGTCGCAGGAACGGATGGACGAGGCGATCCAGCATGTCGTGACACTGGCCGGTCTCGGCCCCGGACTCACGCCGCTCGGCGACGACGTACTCGCTGGCATGCTCCTCGCACTCTCGCTGCTTGCACCTTACTTGCCGGAAAACTGGCTCAGCTACCGGTACGATCTGGCGGTCGCGGCTGCCGCTCGAACCACCGGCCGCAGCGCGAGTTGGCTCCAGCTGGCTGGGAACGGCGCGTTCGCTCGTCCCTTCCTGGTCTTCGGCCGCGCGCTCCAGCGGTGCGACCGGCGTCACGCTCCAGCGCTCCTCAGGCACGTCCTCGCTACCGGTTCCACCTCCGGCTGGGGCGTCGCCTACGGTCTGCTGACGACCTACCGCGAACTCGGCTCCCTGGTTGGTCTCGAATAACGCGAGGTTCGCCTTCGATCGCATGCAGAACCCGTCTCGATCGCTGTCGGGTGAGCGAAACACCGCACCCACTCGCTGCTCGTGCCCAGTCGGTTGAGAAAAGCAACGATCCATGCCATCGACTCCTTGCCGATGGCGCGAACGAGACCGCTGTTCGTTGGCCGAAAAAGCCGAGAGGAGCTCGTCGCGGAGCTCCTCTTGCCCTCGGGCGACGCGAGCAGTATAGTCTGGGCGAGTCGAGCGTGTCAACGAGCCGGGTCTCGTCTTCTCGCCGATCGTGTTAGGAGGGTAGTCCCGGGAACGCGGCTCACCAGAGAGATCAGCAGTCGAGTGGCCAGCCTGGAAACTGCTCCAGGTTGGCCTGGCTACTTTTTTTGGAGCGAGGAGGGAGCGATGATCGTTCGCCTGCACGTCGAGCCGAATGCGTATTTCGACTCCGTCGCGCTCATGGCGGTGGCAGCTGCGGCCAATCGCCGCGCTGGCGTCGACCTGGCTGCGCTGGTGATGGGTACGAGCGCGAACCTGGAACTCTTGCGTGATTCGGGTATTTGGGACGCGCGACTCGAGCAGGTGGGACCGAACGACCTCGTGATTGCTGTTCGCGCAGAGGATGAAGAGACAGCGCTCGCCGCGATCCAGTTCGCGCTGGAGGAACTGTGGCGAGCGACGCCGGTCCGGCAGGTCGCGGACACGACCATCGTCCCTCGCACTCTCCGCGGCGCGCTCCGTCTCGCCCCACAGGCGCAGGTCGTGGCTGTCTCGGTTCCTGGTCCGTATGCACCGATCGAAGCCGAGGAAGCACTCCGGGCCGGCCGTCACGTCTTTCTCTTCAGCGACAACGTTCCGATCGACGAAGAGGTGCGGCTGAAGCGGTTAGCCTCCGAACTCGGGTTACTGCTCATGGGACCCGACTGCGGCACTGCCTCCATCGCGGGACTCGGTCTCGGCTTCATGAATGCGGTCCGCCGTGGGCCGATCGGCATCGTCGCGGCGGCTGGCACCGGGCTACAACAAGTGGCTTCGCTCATCGATTGGTTCGGTTCGGGAATCAGCCATGGGATCGGTACCGGCGGACGCGACCTCGACGAGCGCGTCGGCGGCCTGACGATGGCAGCCGGACTCGCAGCGCTCGCCAGCGATCCGTCGACCGAGGTGATCGTCCTCATCTCCAAGCCTCCTGCCCCGGCTGTGGGCCAGCGCATCCTCGATCAGGCAGCTCACTGCGGAAAACCGGTCGTCGCTTGCTTCGTCGGCGGGACTGCGGAGGAGCGTACCGACGTGCAGGTGACCCGCGACCTGACGGAAGCAGCACGACTCGCCGTCCACCTCGCGACCGGCCAACCGGTCGACACCTTGGACGTACCGGGCATGGCGGAGGCACGCACTCGTCTGGCCACTGAACGGTTGCACCTGGCACCGGAACAGCGCTTCCTGCGCGGCCTCTACAGCGGCGGCACGCTCTGCGACGAGGCGATGACCATCCTGATGCCGAAGATCGGTGCCATCCATTCCAACGTTCCGTTGCGACCGGAATGGCGGCTCGCCGATCCCCACTGGAGCACAGGCCACACTTTCGTCGACCTCGGCTCGGACGAGTTCACGGTCGGTCGCCCGCATCCGATGATCGACCAGACGATCCGGATCGAGCGTCTGTTGCGCGAGGCCGACGATCCGACTGTCGCTGGGATCGTCCTCGACGTCGTCCTCGGTTACGGCGCCGCCGCCGATCCCGCCGCTGAACTCGCGCCGGTTATCGCTGAGGCACGGGCCCGAGCCCAAGCGACCGGACGTGCCCTACCGGTCATCGTCGCACTGATCGGCACGCGCTCCGACCCGCAAGGCTTCGATCGGCAACGCGAACGACTGGAAGCCGTGGGGGCCATCGTCGTCCCCAGTAATGCCGCCGCTGCAGAACTCGCCGCCCAGTTGGCGCGGTGAAACGGGAGGAGGAGTGAACGATGAGCGAGCAGATCCGCGCGTTGTTGCAGGACAAACCGAATGTGATCAACGTCGGGCTCGAACTGTTCGCGCAAGCGGTCCGCCAACAGGGCGGCGCTGTCCAATCGGTGGACTGGAAGCCACCGTTGGTCGAGCCAGCCCGGGGCGCACTTCCGCTCTTCAACGATCCATTAATCGCTGCGGCGAACCAGGACGCAGTGACCCGGATGATGCGCGCCCAGCCGGTGGTCGTCGGTGTCGCCCGGGCCCGCGACGTCATCCCCGGTATGACCGAGCGCACGTTCCTCCACGCCGGACCGCCGATCGACTGGCAGCACGCTTCCGGCCCCTTACGTGGAGCGCTGATCGGTGGCATGCTGTTCGAAGGTTTCGCCACCACGCCGGAAGAGGCGATCCGCAAACTCGAATCCGGCTACATCGAACTCGCTCCCAACCACGAGCACAGTGCGGTCGGTCCGATGGCCGGTGTGATCACGCCGTCCATGCCGGTGTACATCGCGGTCAATGCCAGCGGTGAGAACCGCGCCTACACCAACTTCAACGAAGGCATCGGTAAGGTGATGCGGATGGGAGCCTACGCGCCCGAAGTCATCGACCGGTTGCGCTGGATCAGTACAGTGCTGGCGCCGCTGGTGGGCCGAGCGCTCGAGCGGAGTGGCGGCATCGACTTGCGGAACATCATCGCCCAGGCACTGCAGATGGGCGACGAGTGTCACAATCGCAACAAGGCCGCGACATCGCTCTTCTATCGCGAGATCGCACCCTACCTGGTCGAATGCGATGCGCCGACTTCCGACATCGCCGCGGTGCTGCGCTTTATCAACGCCAACGACCACTTCTTCGTCAACCTGGCGATGGTCGCTGCGAAGGTGATGGCTGATGCCGCACACGATGTGCCGGGTAGCACGCTGGTGACCACGCTGTCACGGAACGGGACGGAGTTCGGTATTCGGGTCTCCGGCCTCGGGAATCGCTGGTTCACTGGCCCGGCCAACGTGCCGCGCGGTCTCTACTTCGCCGGTTTCGGACCGGACGACGCCAACCCTGACATCGGCGACAGCGCCATAACCGAGACAGCTGGCTTCGGTGGTTTCGCGCTGGCCGGTGCCCCCGCCATCGTCCAGTTCATCGGCGGCACTCCGGTCGATGCAGTTCGTGCGACGCTCGAGATGTACGAGATCACGGTCGCCGAGCACGAGATTTTCCGCATCCCAGCGCTGGATTTCCGTGGCACCCCCGTCGGCATCGACCTCCGTGCTGTCATCCGCAGTGGCGTTCTCCCCGTCATCGATACCGGGATCGCGCACCGCGAACCGGGCATCGGGCAGGTCGGAGCCGGAATCGTTCGCCCTCCGGAGCGTTGTTTCGTCGAGGCGTATCGGGCCGTCGAACGAGCGTACCTCACCGGAACCTTTCGGAACGCCGAAGCCACCGAAAGGAGCAGGTGATGAAGCGCCTCGTCGTCGCGCTCGGTGGAAACGCCATCATTCAGGCGGGACAGCGCGGTACCGCGGAGGAGCAGCAAGCGAATGTCGATCTCACCTGCCGTCAGCTCGCCGAACTGGTCGCAGCTGGTTACGAACTGATCATCACTCACGGGAACGGCCCGCAGGTGGGCAACTTGCTCGTCAAGAACGAGCTCGCCCGCGAAGTCGTCCCGCCCGTCCCTCTCCACTGGTGCGTCGCCCAAACGCAAGCGACGATCGGCTTCATGATCCAGCAGGCACTCGGGGCTGAACTGCAGCAGCGCGGTATCGAGCGCGTCGTGGCGACGCTGGTCACCCGTACCGAGGTGAGTCCGGACGACCCCGCCTGGCGTGAGCCGACCAAGCCGATCGGACTCTACTACCCGGAAGAACGCGCTCGCGCGATCATGGCTGCGACCGGTCAGGTCTGGAAGCCTCAGGGATCGCGCGGCTGGCGGCGCGTCGTGCCGTCACCCGACCCGATCGCCATCGTCGATCGGCCAGCGATCGAGCTGCTCCTGGGGGCAGGGGCGATCGTCGTGGCCTGCGGCGGTGGCGGAATACCGGTCGTCCGTCGCACTGACGGGCGTTACGAGGGCGTCGAGGCAGTCATCGACAAGGATCTGGCCGCTGCGCTCCTCGCACACGAACTCGGCGCGGACGCACTCGTTATTCTCACGGACGTTCCCTCCGTCATGCTCTACTACGGAACTCCGGAGGCGCGTCCGCTCGAGAAGGTGACGGTCGAGGAGCTACGCCGCTATCAGGCCGATGGGCACTTCGCCTCCGGCAGTATGGGCCCGAAAGTCGAAGCAGCGATCCGCTTCGTCAGCAGGAAGCCGGGCCGGCGCGCGGTCATCGCGGCTCTCGACCACGCGCGCGAGGCGGTCGAGGGGAGAAGCGGGACACAAGTCATCGGTTGACCCGGTACCAGCGAGAAAGAACCGGGTACAGAACGGCCAGAATGCGATCGTCCGGCACTACTGGTTCTTCTGCACTCTTGTGCCCCATCATCGGACGGTCGATGCTCCTCGGTAGCGAGGAGGGCGGCCGTTGCGGAACACGAACACGTCGATTCTCCGGCCGATTCCGAGAGCGCCAGGCGCGTACCGAACCACCCGTGACGGTACGCGCCGTCGCGGTACCTGGAGCGGCGTGGCCGCTTTCCTCCGATACACCACGGCGTTGCTTCTGCTCGGCGGTGTGCTCCTCGTCCTCGCGCTCAGCTGGCGTGGCCAGTCAGAAGCCATCACCAGCCCGGTGTTGCTCGGTCGGTATGACGAGGCGAGGCTTCACGCGCTCGCGACGGACGGACTGAGCGTCGCTTTCGTCCGGTCTTCGGGAGAGACCGAAACGCTGACCGTGCGTCCCATCGACCAACCGGACGAGCGCATCCTGGCGGTCACGCCCGGCCACATCGCTGTCGTCGCCGTCTCTGGTGACGTCGTGGCCTGGCAAGAACACGACTGCGAAAGCTGTCCTGGCCGCCTTCAGGTTCGCCGCTGGACGGACGGTCAGGACATCACGCGTGCCAGCACGAACGACGAGCGGTTGCCAGTGCTGTGGCAGCGTTGGCTCGCCTGGGTATCTCGGAACGGGCATGACCGCGTGTACGCTGCCGATCTCTCGAGCCCACAGCGGACGGTCGTCGTGGCAGCAGTGGGGAGTGACGACGTCACGATTCGTTCTATCCAGTTGAACGACGGCCGACTCTCTTGGCTCGAAGTCTCGACCGGAGACACCTGGCGCATTCGGACACAGCCGGTTGCCTCACCGGGCGAGACGGCGACGCTCCTGGAAGGGGACGGTGCACCGCCTGCGTTTCTCGTTGCCGGCGACACGATCGTGACCATCACTGACGCGATGACGGTTCGGAACCGTGACCGGGTACTGCAACTCGGTAGCCCACCGAGGCCTGCTCTGGTCGCCAGCGATGGCCAGTACCTGTTCTGGCTAGATTCGTCACCTCCGGGTCAGACCGCGCCGGCGATCGTCGCCTTCGATACCGAGAGCAGGAGTCGCTTCATCGCTGTACCAGAGGCAGGAGACATCGAGGCGCTCGCTGCTGGCGGTGGTTGGCTGATCTGGTCGGAACGTACGAAGGCGGGCAGCGTCCTCTGGGGTGCACCACTCGTCGACCTCCTGCCGACTGCACCTCGTTCCGCGCCGGAAGGGGAAAATCCGCACTGGCGCTACTTTCCCGAAACAGGCCACTATCTTGCCAATGGTTTCCGCCGTTTCTGGGAGCACTACGGTGGAGTCGAACTCTTCGGCTATCCGATTTCCGAAGAGTTCGACGAACTGGATCCTGAAACCGGGCAGTTCCGGACGGTCCAGTATTTCGAGCGTGCCCGCTTCGTCTGGGCCCCCGCCGACGCTGCTTCTCTCGATGGCGTCGTGCTCGACCGCCTCGGTGTCGAGCTCGCCGAGCAGCTCGGCCTGACCCAGACTCGTGCGTTCCGTGTACCGAACACCGCCACATTCTCGCCGGGCGCCTGCCGTCGATTCGAGGAGACAGGTCATACGCTATGTGGGGGGTTCTTGGCTGCCTGGCAGCGCAGCGGAGAGTTCCTCGCACCTGGCAAAACCCTCTCCAGCGAGGAAGCAGCTGTTCGCTTCACCGGACTTCCCATCAGCGAACCGATCGCCTTGCCCGACGGGTCGATAGCCCAGTACTTCGAACGAGCTCGCCTCGAGTATCGAAGCGGACGCGATGGAGGCGGGTTCGTCGAGCGCGGTCGCATCGGTGCCGAGATCTTGCGCGAGCGCGGCTGGCTACCCTAGATCAGCACTCGGCGTGCCGACGCCCCACTGGATCGTCTGGCCCAGACAATGCTGGGCTCCACTCGATCAGCCCCGAGCCGTTCGCCTACTGAATACCGCATACGCTGCTCACCTGGCTACACTTCGCTCCGTGCGCCCCCACGTGACAGCGACGTGCACACTCGGTATGCTCGACACTGTCGAGTACCGGCGGGGGAGGGAACCGAGATGGTGTTCCAAGATCCGTATTTCCACGCGTTCCGTCGCAAACTCGCCGCCACGCCATACGAGGAGGCCCGACGGCGCCTCACGACGCAACTCCAAGCGGCTGCACGCACGATAGCGCGGCCGCCGCACCTCTCAGCGGACGAGATCGAGCAGCGTGAGCGCTGGCTCTATCGCGAGGGACTCGATCTCTACCTCCCTATCTTGCGCACGGTCTACCGAGCCATCGCGCGCGAGGTCGCCGCCGGGCTCGTCGAGCCGGAGGACCTCGATGCTGAAGAGCTCGCCTTCGCTACCTATCAGCGTGCACTCGACGAGATCCGGCGCCTGCCGCACCTCCCGCGTGACCGTTTCGCCTGGCTGCGCCACTTGGCACGGGACACCGTGCACCGTGTCGCACTGGAGCGACACAGCCAGCGCCACCGTCCATCCGAGACGCGCACGCCCCCGGCTCCGCAAGAGCATCGGCCACCCAGCCAGCCGGTCCTGGCACGACTCGAAGCAGTGTTCGGGGATCCCGATCTCCCGCTCCCGGACGATCTGCTGCAGGACGAGGCAGCACGGCGAATACTCGATTCCTTGCTCGAGCGACTTCCCGACCAGTGGCGCGAACTCTACTTGCTCTCGGTGCTCGATCGCTGGGACGACGAACGGATCGCTGCCGTGACCGGACTCCTCCCGGACGAAGTCCGGGCCATCGTTCGGGCGACCGCTCGCTTTCTCCATGCGTGGCTGCACGAGCTGGCCAGCGAGCAGGCGCCGAGAGAGGGGTGACACCATGCGGAGAAACGAGGAAGTCGCAGTCCTACTCGAACATATCGCAGAACTCTTGATGCTGAAGAACGAAAATCCGTACAAGATCCGCGCTTACACGATTGCCGCTCAGAATATCCGCGACCTGGACGCCGACATCGAAGAGTTCGCCCGCCAGGGTAGGCTGGACGAGATTCCCGGTGTCGGTAAGGCGATCGCGGCGAAGATCGAGGAGTACCTGCGTACCGGAAAACTCGAATATTACGAGGAGCTGAAGCGAGAAGTGCCGGTTCAAGCCGTCAACCTCCTCGAAGTCCCTGGCATCGGCCCCGCTCGCGCGCACGTCTTGTACGAAAA from the Thermomicrobium sp. 4228-Ro genome contains:
- a CDS encoding cyclase family protein encodes the protein MGKVKLYDLSQPLNQEVSFWPFYPPFEVKYIKRKAEHGVNAQYIMTSNHMGTHLDAPRHFITGGKTIDQIPLDWLYGPGVIVDLSDMLDELDIFTPEMIEQRVEVREGDILFIHTGWHRYAQFGEEPDEEKYLLRHPGPHPSIVDWLIAKKIKIWGVDMVSTDHPMNLPIGRFLGRGGLEQWKKVRTICERKFGDKLAELFPEEHYQLTHNALFPHDCIHVENLGGEIGRKELHNRRLTLGVFPWLFKGGEAAFCRVVAFVEEA
- a CDS encoding molybdopterin cofactor-binding domain-containing protein → MRFWPTWNPGEEAVLEVWDTTQAPIVIRNALAALFGLAPTQVRVIAPDVGGGFGCKIMVYPEEVLIPYAAMILGRPVKWAEDRLEHFVGTNHERLQIHEAEIAVDAEGRILGIRDRFLHDAGAYTPYGIIVPIITACQLPGPYKVPNYHVEFRAVYSNTVPVSPYRGAGRPHACFVMERLLDRVADELGLDRAEVRRRNFIQPDEFPYDVGLIFQDGAPTRYDSGNYPGMLDLLLERMDYQRLIQEELPRLRAEGRYVGVGIACYVEGTGIGPYEGATVRIEPTGQVYVATGMPQQGQAHKTILAQIVAEELQVPLESVQVYEGDTEHFQFGSGTYASRSAVVCGSAVALAARKVREQGLALVAEELEVAPEDLVVEDGRVFVRGAPERGFTWAQVAQLANPLRYAYSGDLVVRPRPWTGPALPPGRQPALEATEYYSPPHATWASGAVGALVEVDIDTGQVVFRKLWVVHDCGKLINPLVVEGQVHGGIAQGIGGAFYEKLHYDENGQLLNASFMDFLMPTAMEIPRIEVAHQETPSPLNPIGVKGVGEAGAIPMPAVFAAAVEDALQPFGVRITRMPLDPDTIWRLTHPAEG
- a CDS encoding (2Fe-2S)-binding protein, which produces MSAVGTERRTIRVTVNGAVYERDVEARLLLSDFLRHELGLTGTHVGCEHGVCGACTVLLDGEPVRSCLLFAVQVDGHAIETVEGLAPRDGELHPLQRAFWEKHGLQCGYCTPGMLMVLKAFLAEHPDPTEEEIREAISGNLCRCTGYQNIVEAARYAAQLLRSS
- a CDS encoding FAD binding domain-containing protein, yielding MKPPRFRYTAPESLEEALALLADLGDEAKPLAGGQSLVPMLNMRLARPSVLVDLNRIAELDGIELENGFLRVKAMTRHRAVERSPSVAQYQPLLAEAIRYVGHLPIRTRGTVGGSIAHADPAAELPGVLVALDGAVELRSRNGQRVVPAGEFFVDLLTTVAAADELVTAVRFPVLPTRSGTAWLEVARRHGDYALVGIGAVVTLSDDGRTIEDARLSFIGVSGTPVRARSAEAALRGQPLAPETWRAAAAAVREELDPTSDIHASAAYRRFVAGVLAERALALAAQRALEGMNR
- a CDS encoding DUF2877 domain-containing protein codes for the protein MDDPLTPARPTRYSPATPRARPSPPESSGSTGTALRRPSLRLVASPVVPLVFGPPRELRAVAAYPRAVYLTDGSRWVSLVTPGALLPPDGLHLEAQDDLSVRVPPGAIVRIGRGRLELPSGSALVATPATRLWLPVVRPGNRPRRCSMQLAAALLCDLPPQPPVADPFALRVTPRLHTLYGAVLRSLSQERMDEAIQHVVTLAGLGPGLTPLGDDVLAGMLLALSLLAPYLPENWLSYRYDLAVAAAARTTGRSASWLQLAGNGAFARPFLVFGRALQRCDRRHAPALLRHVLATGSTSGWGVAYGLLTTYRELGSLVGLE
- the fdrA gene encoding acyl-CoA synthetase FdrA, producing the protein MIVRLHVEPNAYFDSVALMAVAAAANRRAGVDLAALVMGTSANLELLRDSGIWDARLEQVGPNDLVIAVRAEDEETALAAIQFALEELWRATPVRQVADTTIVPRTLRGALRLAPQAQVVAVSVPGPYAPIEAEEALRAGRHVFLFSDNVPIDEEVRLKRLASELGLLLMGPDCGTASIAGLGLGFMNAVRRGPIGIVAAAGTGLQQVASLIDWFGSGISHGIGTGGRDLDERVGGLTMAAGLAALASDPSTEVIVLISKPPAPAVGQRILDQAAHCGKPVVACFVGGTAEERTDVQVTRDLTEAARLAVHLATGQPVDTLDVPGMAEARTRLATERLHLAPEQRFLRGLYSGGTLCDEAMTILMPKIGAIHSNVPLRPEWRLADPHWSTGHTFVDLGSDEFTVGRPHPMIDQTIRIERLLREADDPTVAGIVLDVVLGYGAAADPAAELAPVIAEARARAQATGRALPVIVALIGTRSDPQGFDRQRERLEAVGAIVVPSNAAAAELAAQLAR